The Pyrenophora tritici-repentis strain M4 chromosome 10, whole genome shotgun sequence genome contains a region encoding:
- a CDS encoding thymine dioxygenase, with protein MSNISIIDFGKFIHGSNEDKQRVAHKLDDAFHRVGFAYLKNHDVPSNMVRECFTWSKKFFDLPLSTKMLAPHPPGGHHHRGYSAPGVEKVTQHVFDADELSKLREIPDYKESFESGNPTDATQPNIWPPDHVLPGFHAFLQTYFETCTSLLHTLLDAISLSLALPSPGLSPTHAQSLFQLRLLHYPPTPFSALRNNQLSRINAHSDFGSLTLLFQDNVGGLEIEDLQHPGVFHAVEPMEECVLVNVGDLLERWSNGRWRSCVHRVELPVRFKEEGDDGEGPKEEVVVPPRYSIPFFAMPDPETVIEALPGCWEEGRPKFFERVTAGEYVRMRMEALYDG; from the exons ATGTCGAATATTTCAATCATCGATTTTGGCAAATTCATACACGGCAGTAACGAAGATAAACAGCGTGTTGCACACAAACTTGATGACGCCTTCCATAGAGTCGGCTTCGCATATCTGAAGAACCACGATGTACCAAGCAACATGGTGAGAGAGTGCTTCACCTGGTCTAAGAAATTCTTCGACCTCCCCCTTTCGACCAAGATGCTAGCACCACACCCACCGGGCGGACATCACCATCGAGGCTACTCTGCTCCCGGTGTCGAAAAAGTCACCCAGCACGTCTTTGACGCCGATGAGCTATCCAAACTACGCGAG ATACCCGATTACAAAGAATCCTTCGAAAGCGGTAACCCCACAGACGCCACCCAACCCAACATCTGGCCCCCAGACCACGTCCTCCCGGGCTTCCATGCTTTCCTCCAAACTTACTTCGAAACCTGCACGTCCCTCCTACACACTCTCCTCGACGCCATCTCCTTGTCCCTCGCCCTCCCATCCCCCGGCCTCAGTCCCACACATGCACAATCTCTGTTCCAGTTGCGTCTCCTACACTACCCACCCACCCCCTTCTCAGCACTCCGCAACAACCAGCTCAGCAGAATAAATGCACATTCCGACTTCGGCAGCCTCACACTATTATTCCAAGACAACGTCGGCGGCTTGGAAATCGAGGATTTGCAGCATCCGGGCGTGTTTCACGCAGTGGAACCCATGGAAGAGTGTGTGCTGGTCAATGTGGGGGATTTGTTGGAGAGGTGGAGTAAtgggaggtggaggagttgtGTGCATCGTGTTGAGTTGCCGGTGCGGTTCAAGGAAGAAGGGGATGATGGGGAGGGGCCAAAAGAGGAAGTGGTGGTGCCGCCAAGGTATTCGATACCCTTTTTTGCGATGCCGGATCCGGAGACGGTGATTGAGGCGCTGCCGGGGTGTTGGGAGGAGGGTAGGCCGAAGTTTTTTGAGAGGGTTACAGCGGGGGAGTATGTGAGGATGCGTATGGAGGCGCTTTATGATGGGTGA
- a CDS encoding DnaJ, DnaJ-class molecular chaperone with C-terminal Zn finger domain protein, with amino-acid sequence MILRLSSLALGLLPLAASALSAADVPADTPVSQLIKDASVQLATGNTQDALTYFDIAISRDPRNYLTYFRRGAAYLQIGRTTQAQHDFDKVLELKPGFEGALVQRAKIRARKADWEAARKDYEAAGKPDEIAQLEEAQGATMVAQEAADKGDWDSCITNAGAAIVVAGAAYDIRKIRARCRFEKGEVVEGISDLQHLLQINTGDITPHLQSSAMAFYSLGETEKGIKHIAQCLQSDPDSKVCMKLRRREKNLEKDIQKVRKYFEKRQFATASKLLIDRGEEDPGLLKEVKQDFKDYTEMGYIYANSPQGLYQTLLEMTCEAYVEMNNMKKATPYCTEALQKNPNSLHGLLHKAQGQLEADDFEECIRTLDAAKEHHQQHQKLNEMYQKAQTLLKRSKTKDYYKVLGVTRDADERAIKKAYRKLTKLYHPDKASANNMTPEDAQKKMAAVNEAYEVLSDPELKERFDRGDDPNNSQQQQGNPFQGSPFGGQQFMFKQGGFPGGNFKFHQGGFPGGGFPF; translated from the coding sequence ATGATACTCCGACTGTCCTCGCTCGCCCTAGGGCTGCTACCTCTCGCCGCAAGTGCATTATCGGCCGCAGACGTACCCGCCGATACACCCGTGTCCCAACTTATCAAGGACGCCAGTGTACAACTCGCTACCGGAAACACCCAAGACGCCCTTACGTATTTCGATATAGCCATCTCTCGCGACCCGCGCAACTATCTCACCTACTTCAGGCGTGGTGCTGCCTACCTACAGATCGGAAGGACCACGCAGGCCCAGCATGACTTTGACAAGGTGCTGGAACTGAAGCCTGGCTTTGAGGGTGCACTGGTGCAGCGTGCCAAGATAAGAGCCCGGAAAGCCGACTGGGAAGCGGCGCGCAAAGACTATGAGGCTGCTGGAAAACCCGACGAAATCGCCCAGCTGGAAGAGGCACAGGGCGCTACCATGGTGGCGCAAGAGGCAGCAGACAAGGGCGACTGGGACTCGTGCATTACAAATGCAGGCGCCGCCATCGTAGTGGCAGGCGCCGCATACGACATCCGCAAGATCAGGGCACGCTGTCGCTTCGAGAAGGGCGAGGTGGTAGAAGGAATCAGTGATCTACAGCACCTTCTGCAAATCAACACTGGCGACATCACACCCCACCTTCAGAGCTCGGCCATGGCCTTCTACTCCTTGGGTGAAACCGAGAAAGGAATCAAGCACATCGCCCAATGTCTGCAGTCAGATCCAGACTCCAAGGTCTGCATGAAGCTGCGACGCCGCGAAAAGAACCTCGAAAAGGACATTCAAAAAGTTCGCAAGTACTTCGAGAAGCGGCAATTCGCCACCGCCTCAAAGCTGCTTATCGACCGCGGCGAAGAAGACCCTGGCCTCCTCAAAGAAGTAAAGCAAGACTTCAAAGACTACACAGAAATGGGCTACATCTACGCCAACTCACCCCAAGGCCTCTACCAGACTCTCCTGGAAATGACCTGCGAAGCCTACGTCGAAATGAACAACATGAAGAAAGCAACTCCATACTGCACAGAAGCCCTACAAAAAAATCCAAACTCACTCCACGGCCTCCTCCACAAAGCCCAGGGCCAGCTTGAAGCTGACGACTTCGAAGAATGCATCCGTACCCTAGACGCCGCGAAAGAACACCACCAGCAACACCAAAAGCTAAACGAAATGTACCAAAAAGCACAGACCCTTCTCAAACGCTCAAAGACAAAGGACTACTACAAGGTTCTTGGCGTAACACGTGACGCAGACGAACGCGCAATCAAGAAGGCCTACCGCAAACTCACAAAGCTGTACCACCCAGACAAGGCAAGCGCAAACAACATGACACCAGAAGATGCGCAGAAGAAAATGGCCGCGGTCAATGAGGCGTACGAGGTTCTGTCTGATCCCGAACTCAAGGAACGTTTCGATCGCGGTGACGACCCCAACAACAGCCAGCAGCAGCAAGGGAACCCCTTCCAGGGTAGTCCATTCGGCGGCCAGCAGTTTATGTTTAAGCAGGGTGGATTCCCCGGTGGTAACTTCAAGTTCCACCAGGGCGGGTTTCCGGGTGGTGGCTTCCCCTTTTGA
- a CDS encoding CRM1, Importin beta-related nuclear transport receptor: protein MDAGAQQAPREAVTNGGDGGAQHQHANGSNDSDLSQVLEALQAIYAPSSSNDTRRQATEYLEQAKRHPEAPSHGHTLAHDHSQPAQLRYYGLTMLEYSIKYSWEDFSDQQAMVLRGYAIDLAQNVDESDPVYIRNKVAQMWTEIAKRSWGAEWLDMDEQLVALWTTSLHHQAVVLYVLETLSEEVFNREDATAGLRGSDLGRACVEIFTPLAVIQEQLPTREKSLEVRCGDEGWLKRLCNNLGWCMGQDYNQENIKASAVKTMHALRAAMPWIMPKAIAATQVIEAVCKALATPVVEMQIAAVETLQAIYNRTHLHDDEFVALVCPMFTPGSVSLVREVYNWTLADMNVNDIDDQKYMLCKRLSELANSLGLSIEQKPQSIPDGSDLAGVFGFLYDIMRNPSLVVSIPVLHCWTKLLRSSIVRDSDVVNSMVGGLLETCCARLIRYESLPEDTEDITLQFLNEDIDTVPERHAFLGNYRRFCAEVIEVLVRKTPVEAMEHILAQATSMLQNLYRDQPAFQRQTFTKNSYQVLQVDAQVTVIEAALKGYMKWQQSTGEEGLENDETRHQLENSLEQWGRQILQAQFEDPEVARKIISLTATLSTKALGDRPGFALTFLEYMLTIRLADDTNYPHYSDAVKDLERICSLEMQKLAMKFADDFMNVYDQLEAKVNEMINDPTTDERQRMAYSAFLFIIIHRCTTLERSVQEERMRQMLNRVKDAWRNDEFTEAISSFQSFCTALGMGQLPEFLSLNNFRGVQDWSQQSLPGEGQILQANILERSQHLPLRLTKTLLAASTEKLRDGTPAYETAALLWSEAIPVLLPNLLQLVSHAQAFNDIDSNWSHLPVDLQQVIRKVLTDRFWQAGISTESRDDFFARVSGSKSTFEGFASTVRGTVRQIRESSYYILYSLTRFRDFFYGIQDLPGPLSQALFGHAGALTAHHLSVLLTVSTHLIEGCPAQLRPQFLPPMIQGLFRELDRKISTEWNEVAKQVAESGDNDNLTDEMKTESILRQLTYSSVSLVAVLLDSRQEFARHDESGRKEANAPPMCDFILATPSVLEPILLFCNSTVRVRDTRSVVTIVRVLRTLLPRFKEQSPIREYFCNDILKSAITSLHEPYFVDCQKELASLIAGIIHLDDDSPRSIILSLPGMGDQYRVDRRLAKLRSANRQDERMQRSIVLDLLSSIKGVSIHEQGKIQRPKTKGRTVMMEQYMSVDQQQPSIVRGTSPGLAGVADMFGES from the exons ATGGATGCTGGGGCACAGCAAGCCCCGCGAGAAGCTGTCACAAATGGCGGCGACGGCGGCGCCCAACACCAGCACGCCAATGGCAGCAACGACTCGGATCTATCGCAAGTGCTAGAGGCCCTGCAGGCCATCTACGCACCCTCTTCGAGCAATGACACGCGACGTCAGGCTACCGAATACCTCGAGCAGGCCAAGCGGCACCCTGAAGCGCCCTCACATGGTCACACCCTCGCGCACGATCACTCACAACCCGCCCAACTTCGCTACTATGGCCTTACAATGCTGGAGTACTCGATCAAGTACAGCTGGGAAGACTTTTCCGATCAGCAGGCAATGGTACTGCGAGGCTATGCCATTGACCTCGCCCAGAACGTCGACGAGAGCGATCCCGTCTACATCAGGAACAAGGTCGCCCAGATGTGGACTGAGATTGCAAAGAGGAGTTGGGGCGCCGAATGGCTAGACATGGACGAGCAACTCGTTGCGCTATGGACGACGTCATTGCACCACCAAGCCGTTGTGCTATACGTCCTGGAGACGCTGTCGGAAGAGGTCTTCAACCGCGAGGACGCCACCGCAGGTCTAAGGGGCAGTGATCTGGGACGGGCATGTGTCGAAATCTTTACACCGCTCGCTGTCATACAAGAGCAGCTACCGACAAGGGAAAAGAGCCTGGAGGTGCGCTGCGGAGACGAAGGATGGCTTAAGAGGCTGTGCAACAACTTGGGCTGGTGTATGGGTCAAGACTACAATCAAGAAAACATAAAGGCAAGCGCGGTGAAGACCATGCATGCGCTCAGGGCGGCTATGCCGTGGATCATGCCCAAGGCTATTGCGGCCACCCAAGTCATTGAGGCTGTCTGCAAAGCCCTTGCCACTCCAGTTGTAGAAATGCAAATT GCCGCCGTAGAGACACTGCAAGCCATCTACAACCGAACCCACCTACACGATGACGAGTTTGTGGCGCTGGTATGTCCCATGTTTACACCGGGAAGCGTATCGCTCGTGCGGGAAGTATACAACTGGACGCTCGCCGACATGAACGTCAATGACATCGATGACCAGAAATACATGCTTTGCAAGAGGCTCTCTGAA TTGGCCAACAGTCTCGGCCTCTCCATCGAACAAAAGCCGCAGTCTATTCCTGACGGCAGCGATCTGGCAGGTGTATTTGGATTTCTCTATGACATCATGCGTAACCCCAGCCTCGTTGTCTCGATACCGGTACTCCACTGTTGGACCAAGTTGCTACGATCGAGCATTGTCCGGGACTCTGATGTTGTCAATTCCATGGTTGGCGGCCTCCTCGAGACCTGTTGTGCGCGACTAATTCGATATGAATCCctccctgaagatactgaaGACATCACATTGCAGTTCCTGAATGAAGACATTGACACCGTCCCCGAGCGCCATGCCTTCCTCGGCAACTATCGCCGTTTCTGCGCAGAAGTAATCGAAGTACTAGTCCGCAAGACCCCGGTCGAAGCAATGGAGCACATCCTTGCTCAAGCAACAAGCATGCTGCAAAACCTATACCGCGATCAGCCTGCGTTCCAGCGTCAAACCTTCACCAAGAATTCGTACCAGGTTCTTCAGGTAGACGCCCAAGTCACCGTCATCGAGGCCGCTCTCAAGGGCTACATGAAGTGGCAACAAAGCACAGGAGAAGAAGGGCTAGAGAACGATGAGACGCGTCACCAACTAGAAAACTCCCTCGAACAATGGGGCAGGCAAATACTGCAGGCACAATTCGAAGACCCTGAAGTGGCTAGGAAGATCATTTCCCTGACGGCGACGCTCTCCACAAAGGCTCTCGGTGATCGGCCGGGCTTTGCGCTAACCTTCCTAGAGTACATGCTCACGATTCGTCTAGCAGACGACACCAACTACCCGCACTACTCGGATGCAGTAAAAGACTTGGAGCGTATATGCAGCTTGGAGATGCAGAAACTTGCGATGAAGTTTGCCGATGACTTTATGAACGTCTACGACCAATTAGAAGCCAAGGTCAATGAGATGATTAATGACCCCACGACTGACGAGCGGCAACGCATGGCATACTCTGCTTTTCTTTTCATCATCATACATAGATGTACCACCCTAGAGCGAAGCGTCCAGGAAGAGCGCATGCGGCAAATGCTGAACCGCGTAAAGGATGCGTGGCGCAACGATGAGTTTACCGAGGCCATTTCTTCGTTTCAGTCTTTCTGTACCGCCTTGGGCATGGGCCAATTGCCCGAATTCTTGTCTTTGAACAACTTTCGGGGTGTTCAGGACTGGTCTCAACAGTCTCTGCCCGGTGAAGGGCAGATTTTGCAGGCCAACATTCTCGAGCGCTCACAGCATCTGCCACTGCGACTCACAAAAACCCTACTTGCAGCCTCGACCGAGAAGCTACGCGATGGCACCCCTGCGTATGAAACTGCTGCCTTACTGTGGTCCGAAGCGATACCCGTTCTGCTACCAAACCTGCTTCAGCTTGTAAGCCACGCGCAAGCGTTCAACGACATCGACAGCAACTGGTCTCACCTGCCGGTTGACCTGCAGCAAGTCATCCGAAAGGTGTTGACGGATCGTTTCTGGCAAGCTGGTATATCGACGGAGAGCAGAGATGACTTCTTCGCCAGAGTGAGCGGTTCAAAATCAACATTTGAAGGATTTGCATCAACAGTGCGTGGTACAGTACGGCAGATTAGGGAGAGCTCGTACTACATCCTTTACTCACTAACGCGATTCCGAGACTTCTTTTACGGCATTCAAGATCTCCCGGGACCGTTGAGTCAAGCACTATTTGGACACGCTGGCGCACTGACTGCGCATCATTTGTCTGTTCTACTAACAGTGTCTACACATCTAATTGAAGGATGCCCAGCCCAATTACGGCCGCAGTTTCTACCGCCCATGATCCAAGGACTTTTCCGCGAGCTCGATCGCAAAATCAGCACTGAGTGGAATGAGGTTGCCAAACAAGTGGCAGAGTCTGGGGACAATGACAACTTGACGGATGAGATGAAGACTGAAAGCATATTACGCCAGCTCACGTATTCGTCCGTCTCACTTGTCGCTGTCCTACTCGATTCACGACAGG AGTTTGCCCGACATGACGAGTCCGGTCGAAAAGAGGCCAACGCACCGCCAATGTGCGACTTCATCTTGGCAACACCCTCTGTTCTCGAACCGATCCTACTGTTTTGCAACTCAACTGTGCGAGTACGCGACACGCGATCAGTCGTTACCATTGTTCGCGTTCTGCGTACCCTGCTACCGCGTTTCAAGGAGCAATCACCCATCCGCGAATACTTCTGCAACGACATACTCAAGTCAGCCATTACCTCCCTCCACGAGCCATACTTTGTCGATTGCCAAAAGGAACTCGCCTCTCTCATTGCGGGCATCATTCACTTGGATGATGATAGTCCTCGCTCCATCATCCTGTCTCTACCAGGCATGGGCGATCAGTATCGTGTAGATCGTCGTCTTGCCAAACTTCGTAGCGCGAACCGCCAAGATGAGCGTATGCAGCGCAGTATTGTGCTTGATCTTCTTAGCAGTATCAAGGGCGTGAGTATTCACGAGCAAGGCAAGATCCAACGGCCCAAGACCAAAGGCAGAACAGTTATGATGGAGCAGTATATGAGCGTCGATCAGCAACAGCCTTCTATCGTTAGGGGGACTAGTCCCGGACTGGCAGGCGTGGCTGACATGTTCGGGGAGTCCTAG
- a CDS encoding glycoside hydrolase family 5 protein — protein MSSIRLRIDGRIFRDPQNREVTLHGINCAADAKFPASPNQPSHVPDNFFDGDNVSFVNRPFSLQDAGTHFSRLRSWGYNTIRYIFTWEAIEHTGPGKYDEEWIDHTIAVLRKAKEYGFYIFMDPHQDVWSRFSGGSGAPMWTLYACGLDPEHFAVTEAALVQNTYPEPANYPKMIWATNYTRLACQVMWTIFFGGRDFAPKAIIDGKNIQDYLQEHYLGSCEHLAKRIRDAGDLWHDPIVGWESMNEPNRGLISYQDITQIPSEQKLQKGTSPTAWQAILTGSGRACEISTWDFGGLGPYKSGSVLVDPEGTMAWLSKDCDDTKYGWKRDPGWRLGECLWAQHGVWDPKTDTVLKKDYFGVDPKNGAKIDYEYFTNHYWLPHYRAYSKMVKSIFPDSLMFFQPPVLEIPPTIKGTEDDDPNIIFSPHFYDGITLITKKWNRVWNVDVFGVLRGKYLTPALAIKIGESAIRNCFSHQLKAIRDEGTEYMGVHPCVFTEIGIPYDMDDKYAYKTGNYSSQIAALDANHFALEDSKANGFALWTYVVNNCHYWGDMWNGEDLSIYSQDDQAVPAGPFPPAASRASLDTSSPTFSKSQSADTASITPSNIQKTVSSEQMSPKNDEGDVRGLRAAEAFIRPTPIVVHGDISSYGFDLRYCTFKLALSAPSSTSEDAPTVCYLPEFHFPSGQTSVEVSGGKWAITSEETNGALQQTLRWWHAAGDQSITVKGMVRKPGNALGTEDDEGGYLQQYSSQICTVM, from the exons ATGTCTTCGATCCGGCTGCGAATTGACGGACGGATATTCCGCGACCCTCAGAACCGTGAAGTTACCCTACACGGCATCAACTGTGCAGCAGACGCCAAGTTCCCTGCGTCTCCCAATCAGCCTTCACACGTGCCAGACAACTTCTTCGATGGCGACAACGTTTCTTTCGTAAACCGACCGTTTTCTCTGCAGGATGCGGGGACACATTTCTCGCGATTGCGTAGTTGGGGCTACAACACAATCCGCTACATTTTCACATGGGAAGCCATAGAGCATACTGGGCCCGGAAAGTACGATGAAGAGTGGATAGATCACACAATCGCCGTGTTGCGTAAAGCGAAGGAATATGGCTTCTATATCTTCATGGATCCGCATCAGGACGTC TGGTCGCGATTCTCTGGAGGCTCTGGTGCACCTATGTGGACGCTGTACGCCTGTGGCCTAGATCCCGAGCACTTCGCCGTTACAGAAGCCGCGCTTGTCCAAAATACATATCCCGAACCTGCGAACTACCCCAAGATGATATGGGCCACCAACTACACACGTTTAGCATGTCAAGTCATGTGGACAATCTTTTTTGGTGGTAGGGACTTTGCGCCCAAGGCCATCATCGACGGAAAAAATATACAGGACTACTTGCAAGAACACTACCTTGGGTCATGTGAACACCTTGCGAAACGGATACGCGACGCAGGTGACCTTTGGCACGACCCAATCGTGGGGTGGGAAAGCATGAACGAGCCCAACCGGGGACTGATTAGCTACCAGGATATCACTCAGATACCGAGCGAGCAGAAGTTGCAGAAGGGTACGTCACCCACTGCGTGGCAAGCCATTCTTACCGGATCGGGAAGAGCTTGCGAGATCTCAACATGGGACTTTGGTGGTCTCGGCCCCTATAAGAGTGGCTCGGTCCTGGTGGACCCCGAAGGAACCATGGCGTGGTTATCAAAAGACTGTGACGATACTAAATACGGCTGGAAGCGCGATCCCGGGTGGCGATTGGGCGAGTGCTTGTGGGCTCAACACGGCGTATGGGATCCCAAAACTGATACAGTCCTGAAGAAAGATTACTTTGGAGTCGACCCCAAGAACGGTGCCAAGATTGACTACGAGTACTTTACCAACCATTACTGGCTGCCGCATTACCGTGCGTACAGCAAAATGGTCAAATCAATCTTCCCGGACTCGTTGATGTTTTTCCAGCCACCGGTGTTGGAGATTCCTCCTACGATCAAGGGTACCGAGGACGACGACCCCAACATCATCTTCTCCCCGCATTTCTATGACGGCATCACGCTCATAACTAAGAAATGGAACCGGGTATGGAATGTGGATGTGTTTGGTGTGCTGCGGGGAAAGTATCTGACGCCAGCTCTTGCCATCAAGATTGGCGAGAGTGCGATTAGAAATTGCTTCTCCCATCAGCTCAAGGCAATCCGGGATGAGGGCACAGAGTACATGGGGGTTCACCCCTGCGTCTTTACCGAGATTGGTATTCCATATGACATGGACGACAAGTATGCATACAAGACTGGCAACTACAGCAGCCAAATAGCAGCGCTAGATGCCAATCATTTTGCACTGGAGGATAGCAAGGCTAATGGGTTTGCGTTGTGGACCTATGTGGTTAAT AACTGCCATTACTGGGGTGACATGTGGAATGGCGAGGACTTGTCCATCTATTCCCAAGACGACCAGGCGGTTCCTGCGGGTCCCTTCCCACCAGCTGCATCTCGTGCATCTCTTGATACTAGTTCGCCGACGTTTTCGAAATCTCAATCGGCTGATACTGCTAGCATTACCCCTTCCAACATACAAAAGACAGTGTCCTCGGAACAGATGAGTCCGAAAAATGACGAGGGTGATGTCCGTGGGTTACGCGCGGCAGAAGCCTTCATTCGACCTACGCCTATTGTAGTGCATGGAGACATCTCATCGTACGGCTTCGACCTGAGGTACTGCACATTCAAGCTTGCGCTTTCAGCGCCGAGCTCGACATCAGAGGACGCACCCACAGTTTGCTACCTTCCCGAATTTCACTTCCCATCCGGCCAAACCAGTGTCGAAGTCAGCGGTGGCAAGTGGGCAATTACGTCGGAAGAGACCAATGGTGCGTTGCAGCAGACACTGCGGTGGTGGCATGCAGCAGGCGACCAGAGCATTACTGTCAAGGGAATGGTGCGGAAGCCGGGAAATGCACTAGGCACAGAAGATGACGAAGGGGGCTACCTACAGCAGTATTCCAGCCAGATTTGCACTGTTATGTAG
- a CDS encoding DapA, Dihydrodipicolinate synthase-N-acetylneuraminate lyase, which translates to MAPPPSAGVWCPAVTFYTPESDTATLDLVAQKQYFTYLSKSGLIGLVVLGSNAEAFLLTRDEKKALMKCAREAVGPDYPLMVGISGFSVPQVMENISDAIEAGANYGLLLPAAYYGPATSKDVIMAFYNEVAQKSSLPIVIYNFPGTCNGVDLDSVTIAALAKRNPGKIVGVKLTCGSVAKITRLCAELPSDTFSTFAGQADWMVAGLAVGSAGCVSAFSNVFPKVCSKVYELYTSGKTQEALELHRKAALAESPIKAGIAPTKHAVSQYSAKAAGIEGAEAKLNPRRPYSPVAEALKASVKDTMAELATIENSL; encoded by the coding sequence ATGGCACCCCCACCAAGTGCAGGCGTGTGGTGCCCCGCAGTGACTTTCTACACACCTGAAAGCGACACCGCAACCCTCGACCTTGTTGCGCAGAAGCAGTACTTTACCTATCTCTCCAAGTCCGGTCTTATTGGTCTCGTCGTCCTCGGCTCCAATGCAGAAGCCTTTCTGCTCACCCGTGACGAAAAGAAAGCATTGATGAAATGTGCACGCGAAGCAGTCGGTCCCGACTATCCCCTCATGGTGGGTATTTCCGGTTTCTCCGTTCCGCAAGTGATGGAGAACATCAGCGACGCAATTGAAGCAGGAGCAAACTATGGGCTGCTGCTACCAGCAGCTTACTACGGACCAGCAACATCAAAGGATGTGATAATGGCCTTCTATAACGAAGTTGCCCAGAAGAGCTCACTGCCCATTGTCATCTACAACTTTCCCGGGACTTGTAATGGAGTGGACCTCGACTCTGTAACCATTGCAGCCTTGGCAAAACGCAACCCGGGGAAGATTGTTGGAGTAAAGTTGACTTGCGGAAGTGTTGCAAAGATTACAAGACTCTGCGCCGAGTTGCCGAGCGATACGTTCTCTACGTTTGCTGGACAGGCAGATTGGATGGTGGCTGGCCTGGCTGTTGGGAGTGCTGGATGTGTGTCGGCATTCAGTAATGTATTTCCAAAAGTTTGCTCCAAAGTCTACGAGCTGTACACTAGCGGTAAGACACAGGAAGCGCTGGAATTGCATCGCAAGGCCGCGCTGGCGGAAAGCCCAATAAAGGCTGGCATTGCGCCAACAAAACATGCTGTCAGTCAGTACAGTGCAAAGGCAGCAGGTATAGAAGGCGCGGAAGCAAAGCTCAACCCAAGACGGCCGTATTCTCCGGTTGCTGAGGCACTGAAAGCGAGTGTGAAGGATACAATGGCAGAATTAGCAACCATAGAGAACAGCTTGTAG